Proteins from a single region of Phaeacidiphilus oryzae TH49:
- a CDS encoding sigma-70 family RNA polymerase sigma factor — MSVKGAAERDREFTEFVVGQRAALLRVATLLLGGDRAQAEDAVQTALTRLYLRWPKLRADGVKAYARRCVVNAVIDDRRSLFRRRERVSAELPDVAAVEAQYRDASSMTALLARLPERMRAAVVLRCVEGLSTAEAAAAMGCSEGNVKSQTARGLERLREIYQEIEEKSHA, encoded by the coding sequence ATGTCTGTGAAAGGTGCTGCCGAGCGGGACCGTGAGTTCACCGAGTTCGTCGTCGGGCAGCGTGCCGCGCTGCTGCGGGTGGCGACGCTGCTGCTGGGTGGCGATCGGGCCCAGGCGGAGGACGCCGTGCAGACGGCGTTGACGCGTCTGTACCTGCGGTGGCCGAAACTGCGTGCGGACGGCGTGAAGGCCTACGCCCGGCGCTGCGTGGTGAACGCCGTGATCGACGACCGGCGCAGTCTGTTCCGCCGTCGGGAACGGGTGTCCGCCGAGCTGCCCGACGTGGCGGCGGTCGAGGCCCAGTACCGCGATGCGTCGTCGATGACGGCGCTGCTGGCCAGGCTGCCGGAGCGGATGCGGGCCGCGGTCGTGCTGCGCTGCGTCGAAGGGCTCAGCACGGCGGAGGCCGCCGCGGCCATGGGGTGCAGCGAGGGCAACGTCAAGAGCCAGACCGCCCGTGGCCTGGAACGCCTACGCGAGATCTATCAGGAGATTGAGGAGAAGAGTCATGCGTGA